The following proteins are encoded in a genomic region of Nocardioides sp. cx-173:
- a CDS encoding WS/DGAT/MGAT family O-acyltransferase, translated as MSERLRPRDLAFLAEETPQTPMHNATIEIFEPGDSGFDHDRLLELIEDRISFVPRYRQKVQSVPGRLANPVWVDDDHFDMSYHVRRSALPRPGTIDQLRDLVARIVSRPLDRARPLWEVYFVEGLEEGRIALLSKTHQVLVDGVHTVDLGQVLLDVSDTPKQLGGDGWTPRRGPSQLGLMTGAFRDSLTEPDTLVDTVRGHSGAAMRTASATAQRTRAVAYALSGRRPPRESPITGRLSQQRRIVTLDTPLEDYRTIRQAHGGTVNDVILATVAGGLRAWLMTRGESLKGVRQIRAVVPVSVIDSELEATSLGSQIAAHFVDLPVGESSPLVRLHQVSYSFQAHKETGRGVAANRLAGIAGFAPTTFHAIGSRVASDERRSYRLNVTNVPGPQSPLYAAGARMVSSYPVPPLLTGHPLAIGVTSYHGRVFYGLTADRVQIPDADLLGTCIQEALDELVEASTGSGSRAPRGRRQTARPDAKKQPKKKKG; from the coding sequence ATGAGCGAGCGACTGCGGCCGCGAGACCTCGCGTTCCTGGCGGAGGAGACTCCTCAGACCCCGATGCACAACGCCACCATCGAGATCTTCGAGCCGGGTGACTCGGGCTTCGACCACGACCGGCTGCTCGAGCTGATCGAGGACCGCATCTCGTTCGTGCCCCGCTACCGGCAGAAGGTCCAGTCGGTCCCCGGGCGGCTGGCCAACCCGGTCTGGGTCGACGACGACCACTTCGACATGAGCTACCACGTCCGCCGCTCGGCCCTGCCGCGCCCTGGCACGATCGACCAGCTGCGCGACCTGGTGGCGCGGATCGTCTCGCGTCCCCTCGACCGCGCCCGGCCGCTGTGGGAGGTCTACTTCGTCGAGGGGCTCGAAGAGGGGCGCATCGCCCTGCTGTCCAAGACCCACCAGGTCCTCGTCGACGGAGTGCACACCGTCGACCTGGGGCAGGTGCTGCTCGACGTCAGCGACACGCCCAAGCAGCTGGGCGGCGACGGCTGGACGCCGCGCCGGGGGCCGTCGCAGCTGGGGCTGATGACCGGTGCCTTCCGGGACTCGCTGACCGAGCCCGACACCCTGGTCGACACCGTGCGTGGTCACTCCGGGGCGGCCATGCGCACGGCGTCGGCCACGGCCCAGCGCACCCGCGCGGTCGCGTACGCGCTCAGTGGGCGGCGCCCTCCCCGGGAGTCGCCCATCACCGGCCGGCTGTCCCAGCAGCGGCGCATCGTCACCCTGGACACCCCGCTGGAGGACTACCGCACCATTCGCCAGGCCCACGGGGGCACGGTCAACGACGTCATTCTGGCCACCGTGGCCGGCGGGCTGCGCGCGTGGCTGATGACGCGGGGGGAGTCGCTCAAGGGGGTCCGCCAGATCCGTGCGGTGGTGCCGGTGTCGGTCATCGACTCCGAGCTCGAGGCCACCTCGCTCGGCAGCCAGATCGCGGCCCACTTCGTCGACCTGCCGGTGGGGGAGTCGAGCCCGCTCGTCCGACTGCACCAGGTGAGCTACTCCTTCCAGGCCCACAAGGAGACCGGTCGCGGCGTGGCGGCCAACCGTCTGGCCGGGATCGCGGGCTTCGCTCCCACCACGTTCCACGCCATCGGCTCGCGGGTCGCGTCCGACGAGCGCCGCAGCTACCGGCTCAACGTCACCAACGTCCCGGGGCCGCAGTCCCCGCTGTACGCCGCCGGCGCGCGCATGGTCAGCAGCTACCCCGTGCCGCCGCTGCTCACCGGGCACCCGCTGGCGATCGGCGTGACGTCGTACCACGGGCGGGTGTTCTACGGCCTCACCGCCGACCGGGTGCAGATCCCGGACGCCGACCTCCTCGGCACGTGCATCCAGGAGGCGCTCGACGAGCTGGTCGAGGCGTCGACCGGCTCGGGATCGCGGGCGCCGCGCGGCCGGCGGCAGACCGCCCGCCCCGACGCGAAGAAACAGCCGAAGAAGAAGAAGGGCTGA
- a CDS encoding AAA family ATPase, which yields MIVVLVVASGAAWESPALTLLGGHRDIVVLKRCVDVDDLLASASAGQADVAVLGLDTPGLDVAAVDHLRRYDVRPVAVVPAEAWEGGRVRASRIGIATLVPDDGLDTLPDAVLGADEPAPPMLPEPADAGAPPGPGGRVLAVWGPAGAPGRTTVAAGLAAELARRRRRTILVDADPYGGSVAQQLGILDEVSGLLSAARLATSGLLAERLASVQRAVGPHLSVVTGLPRADRWVEVRAGTVEALLEVARERGDVVIDTGFSLEDEPGQDYGTRPGRNQLTRGALEAADEVLVVGTADPVGLSRLARALVEVREHTGGAAVRVVVNRMRPSLGWSEKDIAGMVGGFTRLSGLHFLPDDRSAVDRALVTGRTLVESGDSPLLRAVSSLADAIVV from the coding sequence ATGATCGTCGTCCTGGTCGTCGCCTCCGGCGCCGCCTGGGAGTCTCCCGCCCTGACCCTGCTCGGCGGCCACCGCGACATCGTCGTCCTCAAGCGGTGCGTGGACGTCGACGACCTGCTCGCATCCGCCTCCGCCGGGCAGGCCGACGTGGCGGTGCTCGGCCTGGACACCCCCGGCCTGGACGTGGCGGCGGTCGACCACCTGCGCCGCTACGACGTTCGCCCGGTCGCGGTGGTGCCGGCCGAGGCGTGGGAGGGCGGCCGGGTCCGGGCCTCGCGCATCGGCATCGCGACGCTGGTCCCCGACGACGGCCTCGACACGCTGCCCGACGCAGTCCTCGGCGCCGACGAGCCCGCGCCACCGATGCTGCCCGAGCCGGCCGACGCCGGCGCGCCTCCCGGCCCCGGCGGGCGGGTCCTGGCCGTCTGGGGGCCCGCCGGCGCCCCGGGCCGTACGACGGTCGCCGCCGGGCTGGCCGCGGAGCTGGCGCGCCGCAGGCGGCGCACGATCCTCGTGGACGCCGACCCCTACGGCGGCAGCGTCGCCCAGCAGCTCGGCATCCTGGACGAGGTGTCCGGCCTGCTCTCCGCGGCGCGCCTCGCCACCAGCGGGCTGCTCGCCGAGCGTCTCGCCTCCGTGCAGCGCGCGGTCGGACCGCACCTCTCGGTCGTGACCGGCCTGCCGCGCGCGGACCGATGGGTCGAGGTGCGCGCCGGGACCGTGGAGGCCCTGCTGGAGGTGGCCCGCGAGCGCGGCGACGTCGTCATCGACACCGGGTTCAGCCTGGAGGACGAGCCCGGCCAGGACTACGGCACCCGGCCGGGTCGCAACCAGCTGACCCGCGGTGCGTTGGAGGCGGCCGACGAGGTGCTCGTCGTGGGGACCGCCGACCCGGTCGGGCTCTCGCGGCTGGCCCGGGCCCTGGTCGAGGTACGCGAGCACACCGGCGGTGCGGCCGTGCGCGTCGTCGTCAACCGGATGCGTCCCAGCCTGGGCTGGTCGGAGAAGGACATCGCCGGGATGGTGGGCGGCTTCACCCGGCTCTCCGGGCTGCACTTCCTGCCCGACGACCGCAGCGCCGTCGACCGGGCGCTCGTCACCGGCCGCACGCTCGTCGAGTCGGGCGACTCGCCGCTGCTGCGGGCGGTCTCGTCGCTGGCCGACGCGATCGTCGTCTGA